The Sporomusaceae bacterium region CGCGGCAGGGAATGCTTCCCGGCGAGGTACGCGAAACCGGCGAGCCCCTGGACGATGAGCAGGGTGTTGGTGACCAACTGTAAATTGAGGCCGAGGTTGTAGATCCAGACGATGTTCTTCGCTTGTCCGTAGTAGGAAGATAACAATGCCAGACCATAGGCAAGAACCAGCCACCCCGGCATTGTCCACAACCGCAGCGGCGGAAACGCGGCGATGGGGTGCCCCAGACGGGCCAGGACCGCTCTGGCCAAAATGAGATTGATGTAGGAAAAAATCAGGGCGCTTACGGCGAGACCGGCCGGATAGACGATGAGATAAAGCTTGGTGATGGCGTCGATTTTGCCCGCGAAGAGGGCTGACTCCGGTCCACCCGGCCGCGAGTGGGCGAGTGCCCATTCCATCCCTTTCCGTACCGCGGCCGTCTGCATATCGACAATATTGATACCCATTACATAGAGACCGATGAGAAAACCGGCCGCGATCGATAGCATAGCGGCGGCCGCACCGAGAAGGAGCGTTTTCGGCAGGGTATAGCCGGAACGCAAGCAATGCCCCATTGTTATGCCGCTTATCCCGAAGCTGAAGATCATGATTACGGCGTGGAGGGGATTGAGAAAAATGGCGGAAAAAATGGCGGTTGCCACGGTCGACATGACGCTCCACCTTACTCCGTGGCGCGCACCCAGCAGAGCTATCGGCAATGGCAGGACGAACACCAGCACAAGTCCGGCGACAGGCATATAGAAACTAGTCAATCCCAAAACGACGGTTATCGCGGTGAGAAAACCGCTTTCGACCAAAGGCTTGATGGCGTTCACATTATCACCCTAGATTATTGTTATTTCCGGTATGATCGGATGCGCGTTTATATGGCATCCGGCATGCATTAACAAAAAATGCATGCCGGATGTTGAAAACGGTTTCTACTGGGATGGGTCACTGAGGCTTTGAACCGCCGAGCCTATGCTGCTGATAGTGTTGTTTCCCCGCATCGAACCGTTCTTTCTCCTGGTCGTTGCTTAATTCCAGAGCCGGAACTTGCTTCGGCTGCTGGTTATCATCAAGGGCTACCATGACGAAAGACGAGGTCAGCAATGGCGAGGCGTCTACCAAATCTTCGAGATAGAGGTTGACCTTGACTTCCATGGAGGTGTTACCGACAAAGGTTATAAAGGCGTGGCCGGTAACTAACGAACCATAATGCAATGGCTTCAAGAAAAGCAGTTCCTCCACTCTGACCGCGGTTACATCCGAACCGGCATGTTTCTGGGCAACTTTGTGGGCCGCGTTGTACAGCATCTGCATTATTTCCCCGGCCCGAACGCGCCCGGCCAATTTTGCCCGCGATGAGAGCATAACTTTAGAGAACCGGTGTTCTGAATACTTTACTGATAAAGACATTAGATTTCCCCCCACAACAAAATAGTAACTGTTTTTATATATCTATATGGATGCATTATTCGCTGTAGCCGGTTAACTCACCTTCCTTTTGCGGAACAACTTCCGGGGAAGCAGGGACCGCCCTGGCGCGGTGTTGAGACATCGCCGGTTCGATTGGAGGAAAGGTTTTGGAACTGTATCGGGAGAAGTCGTCATGGGGCGGGGAACAGGCGGTGTTCGGGAGCGTTGCGCTGGCCGTACTGCTGGCCTGGATGGCGTTCGAAATATGGATGTATCTTTCCACAGGGAAGGGTTTTGGGGCTATCATTTATGTTTTTGGCTTTCTGGGGTTATTTGTTTGGCGATATGCATTCCGCTATACTTGCATTTTGAGCGCGGACGAGATTTCCGTCGTGACGGAGGGACTGGGGCTGGAGCGGAAATTCGCCGTCAAGACCGGCGAAGTGGAAGGTTTTGCCGCCAAGTACAACAAGAGATTGCTCAAGGGCAAGGGGATCAAGAAACTTGTCTACCGCTATTCCTCGCTGGACCCTTACCCGGTCCGTATATTGCTTTTCAGGCGGGACTGCCGACTTCAAGGGCTGCTGCTCAAGGGGAGTGATGAGTTCCTTCGCAACCTGCAGGAGCTTATGCCGGGGAAAATGCTCGATCTTACTGACGACGGGAGATAATAAGATGTACGACGCACAGGCCGAGAGAGTTATCGCCGCCTTTTTCACCGGATTGGCAATTATATATGTCTTCGCCCGCGCTATCGGCGAGGAAAAAAAAGCGAGATGGTTCAAGAAGCGCGAACAGAGAGGCATCTTAAACCGGCGGGGGTTCTTGGGGGATGCCTGGCACTTCGGTTATCCGCGCACCTGGCAGGGAGCCGCCGTTATGGTTGCCATGTACGGCATTATTATCGCTGCCGGTTATGTAATAATATTCATGATTTAGGAG contains the following coding sequences:
- a CDS encoding acyl-CoA thioesterase, coding for MSLSVKYSEHRFSKVMLSSRAKLAGRVRAGEIMQMLYNAAHKVAQKHAGSDVTAVRVEELLFLKPLHYGSLVTGHAFITFVGNTSMEVKVNLYLEDLVDASPLLTSSFVMVALDDNQQPKQVPALELSNDQEKERFDAGKQHYQQHRLGGSKPQ
- a CDS encoding YybS family protein; this translates as MNAIKPLVESGFLTAITVVLGLTSFYMPVAGLVLVFVLPLPIALLGARHGVRWSVMSTVATAIFSAIFLNPLHAVIMIFSFGISGITMGHCLRSGYTLPKTLLLGAAAAMLSIAAGFLIGLYVMGINIVDMQTAAVRKGMEWALAHSRPGGPESALFAGKIDAITKLYLIVYPAGLAVSALIFSYINLILARAVLARLGHPIAAFPPLRLWTMPGWLVLAYGLALLSSYYGQAKNIVWIYNLGLNLQLVTNTLLIVQGLAGFAYLAGKHSLPRWAAIIIVTLFFSHELLTQVLLLGGLFDLAFDLRKLRSSRPGTPN